In a genomic window of Trichoderma atroviride chromosome 4, complete sequence:
- a CDS encoding uncharacterized protein (EggNog:ENOG41) produces MNKGKLRASSRPPRPRNFQNPNGQNEGSRKFWGSPKRMATAKSQMNDRRQLTVAAFAGDYRGPPPADRDLIEATFVTSIKEYGFYATQFTTHDSEMDAVRQRHQVWIVADGPESPNVLKIFSESVTNLQAAIYTLNQRFHDARLSRDLLTSVIIPQKSSRVTDDTRIRVYPDQRPRISKHFTEPDNMPKTVAALLHELRPHLQTASKCLKSSNSEIRMRVSFALLDDNIFGKGQADLVNWDDYAAQVKLYSHQGGLHFSTRFREFRLSNYIINRMLEYDGADDLRLDRKSVKRTHTLYLTMGDDRELKVENWASDESALSRAKLGLSSPVSYIDWKVTAPEMIFDWRLHAETWKYESVPKELLRLLETLKLRDGCNEDETNFLQPSAVVVTKDPRYWSHDIYRTRLKTSFIAEFQDSPYVLEIGINQEWEGLNTRAPENKINWQMEFYGKHWDSAMNQVNPVDQRKDFGEGLKNIWVGSDPDLEKRFGNFLEVFLKVQHQVNSLQDDEADDEAENEAENEAENEAENEADDEAEDEAEDEQAE; encoded by the exons ATGAACAAAGGCAAGCTTCGGGCAAGCTCCCGGCCGCCTAGGCCTCGAAACTTCCAAAATCCAAATGGACAGAATGAAGGGTCAAGGAAATTCTGGGGCTCACCAAAGAGAATGGCAACCGCCAAGTCCCAAATGAATGATAGGCGGCAACTAACAGTCGCCGCATTTGCCGGGGACTATCGCGGGCCGCCGCCTGCTGATAGAGACCTGATAGAA GCTACCTTTGTGACATCCATTAAGGAGTATGGCTTCTATGCTACACAGTTTACGACACATGACAGCGAAATGGATGCTGTTCGGCAACGGCATCAAGTTTGGATCGTTGCCGATGGGCCAGAGAGTCCAAACGTGCTCAAAATCTTCAGCGAGTCCGTGACCAATCTCCAAGCAGCCATATACACTCTCAACCAACGTTTTCATGATGCGCGCTTATCGAGAGACCTTTTGACTTCGGTGATAATTCCCCAGAAGAGCTCAAGAGTAACCGACGACACTCGTATACGAGTGTATCCCGATCAACGACCTCGAATATCCAAGCATTTTACCGAGCCTGATAATATGCCAAAAACTGTGGCAGCACTTCTCCATGAGCTTCGTCCGCATCTTCAAACTGCTTCAAAATGCCTTAAAAGTTCCAATTCCGAAATCAGGATGCGTGTGTCTTTCGCACTCTTGGATGACAATATATTCGGGAAAGGCCAAGCAGATCTAGTCAATTGGGATGACTACGCAGCTCAAGTGAAACTGTACTCACACCAAGGTGGACTTCATTTCAGCACTCG TTTTAGGGAATTCCGTCTTTCGAATTACATTATAAACCGTATGCTGGAATATGATGGTGCAGATGACCTTCGTCTGGATCGCAAAAGCGTGAAACGCACACACACTTTGTATCTCACCATGGGCGACGACAGAGAGTTAAAGGTAGAAAACTGGGCGAGCGATGAGTCCGCGTTATCCCGAGCCAAGCTTGGTCTTAGTTCGCCAGTCTCCTACATCGACTGGAAAGTGACGGCTCCAGAAAT GATATTTGACTGGAGACTTCATGCAGAAACGTGGAAATACGAGAGCGTACCAAAAGAGCTCTTGAGACTACTCGAAACGCTAAAGCTCAGGGATGGCTGCAACGAGGATGAAACCAATTTTCTTCAGCCCTCCGCAGTAGTAGTGACCAAAGACCCTAGGTACTGGAGCCATGATATTTACCGGACTCGACTGAAGACATCGTTTATCGCAGAGTTTCAAGATAGTCCATATGTGCTGGAGATAGGTATAAATCAGGAGTGGGAGGGACTCAACACTCGTGCGCCAGAGAACAAGATTAATTGGCAAATGGAGTTTTATGGCAAACACTGGGATTCTGCAATGAATCAAGTCAACCCAGTTGACCAGAGAAAGGACTTTGGAGAAGGACTGAAGAACATTTGGGTTGGGTCGGATCCTGATCTAGAGAAGAGATTTGGGAACTTCTTGGAAGTCTTTTTGAAGGTCCAGCACCAGGTAAACTCTCttcaagatgatgaagcagatgatgaagcagagaatgaagcagagaatgaagcagagaatgaagcagagaatgaagcagatgatgaagcagaggACGAAGCAGAGGACGAACAGGCAGAATAG
- a CDS encoding uncharacterized protein (BUSCO:EOG092D2MHF): protein MSAPGKQASRWGSFLQQAVAGVESRLDNILAESDDDRSATPPAAAASAAAATTTTTTTTASPKVTSSDSRASSTSRANDRLQARLAKALANKNALSPANASPRSSFDAASRSSMERPSMDQDQSENLPGQKPASETESPQIVPDPTNTSTETTTTETTAIPITITDDDAAIESTSEPAAENAEDTPLGTEEAQTLKEAQTLKEVPSKEEEEISTKVVKDETLTGTPGAATTVVENGPGADELARELEEAKLRHREEIQEYVERIDSIQSKLQYLSKNAADSAKQAASAAPSGSQEKKLAEKDERIALLMEEGQKLAGAEQKYRAAIKALRLQVGERDKQLDEARKAKDKMSLDIQALRDRLDGDEEKEKRQQEATKATAALRKEIDILKKDNANKDATIRRLEQEVKSKEEQGRVAKADAVSKALAAERVKQKELEEANDAIRAELEALGEKARLDAIEASEKLERAIQRGNTVEAELRLELRSMEGKLEGVRVTAEEAASSTGGEAQAKLFRQIETLQSQYASARQNWQGIEASLMSKTTSLESERDEAQRRESEMRKKARDAAKRSRILEDELQDAQMQLETCREDLAALQKTSKATETALEQTRTDLDKEKQAASRAFTAESGRQWIDEVAGAAPSRTQSRPESPLLSVPRTFSSEAVSLSVPNRIRRSPTPVNILDTAAEGFSPLRRSSAYLPPRIGTGPLSLSGSVPPSPFSPLDQPLESPPTIPPSVTERENGISDTAPSSPRNLAQDMISVSTVAAGPSVQLVERMSAAIRRLEAERVAAKEEMARVCSQRDEARSDMVSLMKDLEDAKAASARVPDLEKEVADLDTRYQTTLELLGEKSELVEELRADVDDVKTMYRELVERTVK, encoded by the exons ATGAGTGCGCCGGGGAAGCAGGCGTCGCGATGGGGCTCGTTTCTACAGCAGGCCGTGGCGGGCGTCGAGTCCCGCTTGGACAACATCCTGGCCGAGTCGGACGATGATCGCAGTGCGACGCCACCCGCGgcggctgcttctgctgctgctgctacgacgacaacgacaacgacgactgCCAGTCCAAAAGTGACGAGCTCTG ACTCTCGGGCATCGTCGACTAGCCGCGCAAATGACCGACTACAAGCAAGACTGGCCAAGGCCTTGGCTAACAAGAATGCGCTTTCGCCGGCGAATGCGTCACCACGCAGCTCCTTCGATGCGGCCAGCCGAAGCTCCATGGAGAGGCCCTCGATGGATCAAGACCAGTCTGAGAATCTGCCGGGACAGAAGCCCGCATCCGAGACGGAGTCGCCTCAAATTGTCCCTGATCCCACAAACACCTCTACGGAGACGACGACTACGGAGACGACCGCAATACCGATAACAATAACGGACGATGATGCGGCTATAGAGTCTACTTCGGAGCCGGCGGCTGAAAACGCAGAGGATACCCCTTTAGGAACGGAAGAGGCACAGACGCTCAAAGAGGCACAGACGCTCAAAGAGGTACcttcaaaagaagaggaggaaatatCGACAAAAGTGGTGAAAGACGAAACTCTGACAGGTACCCCTGGTGCGGCAACAACGGTTGTAGAAAATGGGCCTGGTGCCGACGAATTAGCTCGCGAGCTTGAGGAGGCAAAGTTGCGACATCGAGAGGAGATTCAAGAGTACGTTGAACGGATAGACTCTATACAGTCCAAGCTCCAATATCTCTCTAAAAATGCCGCCGACTCTGCAAAGCAGGCTGCGTCAGCTGCCCCATCTGGTAGCcaggaaaagaagcttgcGGAGAAGGATGAGCGGATCGCGCTGCTGATGGAGGAAGGCCAGAAATTAGCTGGAGCAGAGCAAAAGTACCGAGCAGCGATCAAGGCTTTGCGGCTTCAGGTGGGCGAGCGCGACAAGCAGTTGGACGAAGCACGGAAAGCAAAGGACAAAATGTCACTCGATATCCAAGCGCTGCGCGACCGCTTagacggagatgaagagaaggaaaagcgCCAGCAGGAGGCCACCAAAGCGACAGCGGCTCTGCGGAAGGAAATTGacatcttgaagaaggacaaTGCCAACAAGGATGCTACGATTCGTCGGCTTGAACAGGAGGTAAAGTCaaaagaggaacaaggcCGGGTTGCCAAGGCGGATGCTGTGAGCAAGGCGTTGGCCGCAGAGCGAGTGAAGCAAAAGGAACTCGAAGAGGCAAATGATGCTATTCGAGCGGAATTAGAGGCTCTAGGCGAGAAAGCCCGACTGGATGCCATAGAAGCGAGCGAAAAGCTTGAGCGTGCCATTCAGCGCGGTAACAccgtcgaggccgagctACGTCTTGAGCTTCGGAGCATGGAGGGCAAGCTGGAAGGTGTACGAGTAACcgcggaagaagctgcctctAGCACAGGAGGTGAGGCTCAGGCTAAGCTGTTCCGGCAGATAGAGACGTTGCAGTCACAGTATGCGTCGGCCAGGCAAAATTGGCAGGGCATTGAAGCGTCTTTGATGTCGAAAACGACCAGCctggagagcgagagagacgaAGCACAGCGTCGAGAGTCTGAAATGCGCAAGAAGGCACGGGATGCG GCCAAGCGTAGCAGAATTCTGGAAGATGAGCTACAAGATGCCCAGATGCAACTGGAAACCTGCCGCGAGGACTTGGCTGCTCTCCAAAAGACCTCAAAAGCTACCGAGACGGCCCTCGAACAAACCCGCACAGATCTagacaaggagaagcaggctgCAAGCAGAGCCTTTACGGCTGAATCAGGGAGACAATGGATCGATGAAGTTGCGGGTGCAGCGCCATCACGAACCCAAAGCCGACCAGAGTCGCCATTACTCTCCGTCCCACGAACATTCAGCTCCGAAGCTGTCTCATTATCTGTTCCCAACCGCATTCGACGATCTCCCACTCCTGTAAATATACTAGATACCGCAGCAGAAGGATTCAGTCCTCTTCGCCGGTCTTCCGCATACCTACCGCCTCGTATAGGGACAGGGCCGCTGTCACTTTCCGGATCCgttcctccatctcccttctctccTCTGGATCAGCCGTTGGAATCACCACCGACAATACCTCCGTCTGtgacagagagagaaaatggaaTCAGCGATACGGCCCCTTCGTCGCCTCGCAATCTAGCACAAGATATGATTTCAGTGTCAACAGTGGCGGCAGGTCCGTCTGTTCAATTAGTAGAACGGATGAGTGCCGCAATTCGTCGTCTGGAAGCCGAAAGAGTTGCtgccaaggaagagatggcGAGGGTCTGTAGTCAGAGAGATGAGGCGAGGTCAGATATGGTGAGCCTGATGAAGGATTTGGAGGACGCAAAGGCAGCATCTGCAAGGGTGCCGGATCTGGAAAAGGAAGTTGCCGACCTGGATACGAGATACCAAACCACCTTGGAGTTGTTAGGAGAGAAGAGTGAGCTGGTTGAGGAGCTGAGAGCGGATGTAGATGATGTGAAGACGATGTATCGGGAACTGGTAGAGCGAACTGTAAAATAA
- a CDS encoding uncharacterized protein (BUSCO:EOG092D28LI), with protein MEAPQTPQDALHLGALASQNASATRHLYSRLELSNGKRQKLEGVFEDAVMKRRFEAEYAAVQTLPEALAAKQPSKQPLRKTAAKAGGPARKAPKLLEAGPGASPAASKANGDEPTISTTTVPQSMSLTVRGSQAIQQVKPEWHPPWKLMRVISGHLGWVRSLAVEPGNKWFASGAGDRTIKIWDLATGSLRLTLTGHISTVRGLAVSPRHPYLFSCGEDKMVKCWDLETNKVIRHYHGHLSGVYTLALHPTLDVLVTGGRDGVARVWDMRTRSNIHVLSGHTGTVTDVECQEADPQVITASLDSTVRLWDLAAGKAMGVLTHHKKGVRALAVHPTEFTFASGSSGSIKQWKCPEGAFMQNFEGHNAIINTMSVNSNNVFFSGGDNGSMSFWDWKSGHRFQSFETTAQPGSLDAESGIMSSTFDRSGLRLITGEADKTIKIWKPDEKASEETHPIQWTPTLAQRKF; from the exons ATGGAGGCACCACAGACGCCGCAAGACGCGCTCCATCTGGGTGCGCTCGCGTCTCAAAATGCCTCTGCGACGAGGCATCTCTACTCTCGGCTCGAATTGTCCAACGGCAAGCGCCAGAAGCTCGAGGGCGTCTTCGAAGATGCCGTCATGAAGCGTCGATTCGAGGCCGAATACGCGGCTGTCCAGACCCTGCCCGAGGCGCTCGCAGCGAAACAACCATCGAAGCAACCACTGCGGAAGacggcggccaaggctggaGGCCCAGCGCGAAAAGCACCCAAACTTCTTGAGGCTGGACCTGGAGCATCACCGGCTGCGTCAAAGGCCAACGGAGACGAGCCGACGATTTCGACAACGACGGTACCGCAGAGCATGAGCCTGACAGTCAGAGGGTCACAAGCAATCCAGCAAGTCAAGCCCGAATGGCACCCGCCGTGGAAGCTGATGAGGGTCATCTCAGGCCATTTGGGATGGGTGCGCAGCTTGGCAGTCGAGCCGGGGAACAAGTGGTTTGCTAGCGGTGCTGGCGACAGGACGATCAAGATCTGGGATCTCGCCACGGGGTCGTTGCGATTGACATTGACGGGACACATTAGCACCGTGCGCGGCCTGGCCGTCTCTCCAAGACACCcgtatctcttctcttgcggCGAGGATAAAATGGTCAAGTGCTGGGATCTGGAGACAAACAAGGTGATCCGCCACTACCACGGCCATCTCAGTGGTGTCTACACATTGGCTCTCCATCCGACGCTGGATGTCTTGGTGACTGGTGGTCGAGATGGCGTTGCTCGAGTTTGGGATATGCGGACGCGCAGCAACATTCACGTTTTGTCGGGCCATACCGGCACTGTGACAGATGTGGAATGCCAGGAGGCAGATCCCCAAGTGATTACAGCATCATTGGACTCTACCGTCCGGCTTTGGGATCTGGCGGCCGGAAAGGCCATGGGCGTTCTCACCCACCACAAGAAGGGCGTCCGGGCCTTGGCTGTCCATCCTACCGAATTCACCTTTGCATcgggcagcagcggcagtaTTAAGCAGTGGAAATGCCCGGAAGGCGCTTTCATGCAGAACTTTGAGGGCCacaatgccatcatcaacaccatgAGCGTAAATAGCAACAATGTTTTCTTCTCAGGTG GTGACAATGGCTCAATGAGCTTCTGGGACTGGAAGTCAGGTCACCGATTCCAATCTTTCGAGACAACAGCTCAACCAGGCTCATTAGACGCCGAATCAGGCATCATGAGCTCGACGTTTGACCGTTCTGGACTGCGTCTCATCACGGGCGAGGCTGACAAGACTA TCAAAATATGGAAACCAGATGAAAAAGCGTCAGAGGAGACGCACCCGATACAATGGACGCCAACATTGGCGCAAAGGAAATTTTAG